Below is a genomic region from Raphanus sativus cultivar WK10039 chromosome 4, ASM80110v3, whole genome shotgun sequence.
acttattttgtttttttttttttgctctatTGCAGTCTGGGGACTCATCAAAACATGAGGCGGTTAGAGACGAATGGTTAAAAACCGGGAACTGTCCAATCGCAAGAGCTGCAAGCGAAGTCATGCCCCTTGTGGCTAAAGCATTAAACCACCATCTGGTATGAAATTTAGATGTCTTGCTCCTATAGTAGCTGTTGGTTAAAAGCCTTCGCCCTCAGCCTCTACCTGAAAAGATGCTCGCAATCGCTCTGGCTGCAAACGTACCCCTCGGTGTTTGGAGAGAACACACCATCAAGTTCTCGCCTTCTTGGTTTGTGGCGGTTCATAGCGATGCTAAGGAAATCTGTGTTAATGCCGAAAACTGCCATGGCTTTGAGCCTTTGACCATTGGAGCTTCCATCTTGGGACAGGTCATTGGTTCAAGAGCTGAACGGTACCGTCTCAGAGCGTTAGCTGCGAACACAGTTGCTGAAACATCTACCACTGTTACGGCTGGTTCTGGATAATACAACCAAACATCTAGTGATTCAGGCTATGCTGGAGAATCTGCTAAAATCAACTGGACTCTGTTATTGATATATGTTAGTTAATTCAAACTACAGATTACTCTATGTGCGGATTGTATGTTGGAAGGTTTTGTAATTCAGTAAAAATCAGATTAATGGTGTCGTTTTTAGCCTGTTTTCTGAATAAATTCCCAGTAACTATCTTATAATTTGCAAGAGAGTaattttaacaacaaatatctttctGAACAAACAAAATATGAGATACAAAAGCAAGCAATGTCTGTCAACTTCGATTTCATAAAGCCTTGTGAAATAGTCAAGCTTTTTCCACTAAACTTACAACTCTCAGTCGAATTGGAAGACCCCTGGAGATAGAAAAAGATGAAGAAACTTTAGATTACACACATATACTTCAATAGAAACCAAAAGCTTTTTTACTCATCTTAGTCTAATTGgttttagattgtactcatcttaacaaattaaaattcaaGCATAAATGTTACTTAAACATTAACCAGAAACAAGCTATAGCCTCATATAAAATAATCTCACCTGGTTCTAACTGAAGCTTGTCTTCTAGTAAATCTCATCATCAGGTATCTCAGGAGTCAAAAACTTCATCGGATCTTTGCTAATCTCCTCATAGTTTACTCTCGGTTTCACCCTATCAGGAACAGGCTCCAGAGGAATGATGCTGTCCCCATCAATAACCCCATCAATCAAACCATACTCAACCGCTTCAATCGGAGACATGTACCGGTCCCTGTCAATATCCTTCAGGACCTGCTCAAACGACCGGCCAGTACACCCAGCGATAATGCTGGTGACATTGTTCTTGTTGTGCATAACTTCTTTCGCTTGGATCTCAACATCTATAGCTTGACCGCTCGCACCTCCAAGAGGCTGATGCATCATTATCCTCGTGTTGGGCATCGCAAAGCGCTTGCCTCTAGTTCCAGCACCGAGAATGATCGACGCTGTTGATGCAGCGATGCCGAGAGCAATCGTGGAAACATCGGCTCTCACGAGTTGAACCACATCGTATATAGCCATGGTTGCACTAAACAGGTAACAAAGGGACATAAAAAAGTTAGATCATATGAAGCAGAACCAAACACTAGTCAACAACAAAACTTGAAGTCACTTAAAAGGTTTGAACTTtcacaaaattgaattactaAACCCTAGTGATCTGACCTAACTTGCGAGTGGGCAGAGCTTAGAAGTTAAAAAGACTGAAACTTTCGCCACTAAAGCAGAAACCCAGATCGAGAATTAACCTGAGGGAGCCACCAGAGGAGTTGATGAAGAGTTTGATGTCTTTCTTAGGATCTTTAGCATCTAAGAGGAGCAACTGACTCATGATTGCGTCGGCGACGAAATCGTCGATACTGCTGCCGAGGAAGACGATTCGCTCCCTGAGGAGGAGACCCATGACGTCGGATTCGGCGCCGCGAATAGCTGACTCCTGGGTCTGCGACATCTCGATTGAAGCGTTCGCGAATCTCAGTGGCGACGGAGAGGTTCTCAAGGGAGGTGAGATGAGTTTGGTGGGTTTGAGGGAGAGGTTGTTGGGTTttgggaaagaagaagaagatgcggaggaggaagaggagctgAGTCTTGACGAAACGAGGAGTGAAGGTTTGAGGGAGGATGAGAGAGATAGGGTTCCCATGGCTGAAGAAGCGAAGAAGAAGTAAAGAGTTTGGGATGAGAGAAATTGAGGAAAGTAGATTTGATAAAACTCGGGGAGGATGAAAGAACCACGCGACTTATGGACCCGGTTACATTTCCGGATCGGTTATTTTCTCTATATTGGTTTGTTCAACTAAATGTTTTTCAAACcggaaaagtttttttttttttttgaatttaaaaagggttaaacccgagtcaatgatgacacaagcctaacctccgggtggaggtacagtccacggatagaccctctcctgagcattcaaatgagtcgaaagcaataacttatatccgtgtggccggtggggtttgaacccgggTTCGCCTTATTAGGTTTTTTAATTCTCTCAAGCGCCACTaggccaccaccaccggttACAGAAAAGTTTTTAGATCATGGAAATGGAATGGTTCGATAGGATTTAACTTTTCAATTAGTTTATCTATAACACTACTAAAAGGAGAATATGAAGTTCCCTGAGCATGTCCACGTCGACTTAAAAAGTTGGCCAATCAGAACATTTCAATAAAACACGTCAGATGGGTTTAAGTCTATTGATGGGCTTAAGATCGAAGAGAATTTATAACGAGTGGTGAACCGAAGCTAAAAGCTAAAGCGATGGGGCTACCTGCGTCGAAGAGTAATCAGCGTCAATGGAGCCTCCTGGACATCGTAACCGCCGCCTTCTTCGGCATCGTCcttctcttcttcatcctcctctTCACTCCTCTCGGCGATTCCGTGGCCGCCTCTGGTCGCCAAACGCCGCTCATCTCCACCGCGACAGATCCGAGGCAACTGCAGCGTCTGGTGAATCTGGTTGAGTCTGGTCACCATTTGCAGCAGTATTGTCCCGCGGATGCCTCTTCCTCTTTCTGTATAAGCCGAAGAAGCTATCACGATTAGGTCCAGATTCAACCTCATCCTTTTGAAAAGCTAGAAAAGGTTAAGACCTTCATTGTTTCAAACTACAGTTTTCtctgtaatttttttatctgtATAGAGTTCTCATAGATTTAATGTAATTTGAAGATTGATTTCAGATTTTCCCTTTTTGATAAACTCTAATAATCAAAAGCATCGTTACTTTCCCGTCTTTTCAGCTCTTACTCTCAgtagattatatattttctacacAAAAGACAAATAGTGATTCCCGTCTTCTTCCTGTAAGTTACTATCTCCACTCTTTAAAGAGTCCAACTTTTCAGCTTTTAcattgtgtgtgttttattttcTGGCTCTAAAAGGCTAATTCAATGGGTTTGGATAGTTATTATTATCTTTTGTGTAAGTTGATGGTTCTCTTCGATGGGTTTGAATATCAATTATCAGGTCGTTGTTCGACGGCTGAAGCCGGGAGGTATATGGGGAAGAAGAGGAAGCGAGCCGGGAGGTATATGGGGAAGAAGAGGAAGCGAGAGAACAAAGGTACCTGCTCAACATGAAAACATCTAAACGCATGTCTATGGCTCTTTACGTTGTATGTTTGTGGTCTTTATCTTCTGAATACATGATTCTGATTTAATATAAGATGTTTGAGTCATTGTCTGCTTTTCATCATATCTCAGTAAAAAAGTTGTTTCTTTGGTTTCGTCGTGTTCTTCTGAATTTGGTGTTTGGATTTTAAACAGATCATATTACATGAAACTGCAGTTGGGATCTCTTCCGTCGGG
It encodes:
- the LOC108855687 gene encoding ATP-dependent Clp protease proteolytic subunit 4, chloroplastic; amino-acid sequence: MGTLSLSSSLKPSLLVSSRLSSSSSSASSSSFPKPNNLSLKPTKLISPPLRTSPSPLRFANASIEMSQTQESAIRGAESDVMGLLLRERIVFLGSSIDDFVADAIMSQLLLLDAKDPKKDIKLFINSSGGSLSATMAIYDVVQLVRADVSTIALGIAASTASIILGAGTRGKRFAMPNTRIMMHQPLGGASGQAIDVEIQAKEVMHNKNNVTSIIAGCTGRSFEQVLKDIDRDRYMSPIEAVEYGLIDGVIDGDSIIPLEPVPDRVKPRVNYEEISKDPMKFLTPEIPDDEIY